The following proteins are co-located in the Gordonia polyisoprenivorans genome:
- the pth gene encoding aminoacyl-tRNA hydrolase: protein MKLIVGLGNPGPKYEKTRHNIGAMVADHLVTSAGGRYSVHKRSGAEVASIPLAGGSVLVAKARTYMNTVGRQIGPLAKFYSVSPDDLIVLHDELDIDFGLVRLKRGGGEGGHNGLRSVSQSVGTRDYLRVRLGIGRPPGRQDPADFVLKPFPSAARADVDLLIEHGADAVELLLSAGLESAQNTVHAW from the coding sequence GTGAAACTCATCGTCGGACTGGGTAATCCGGGTCCGAAGTACGAGAAGACACGCCACAACATCGGCGCCATGGTCGCCGATCATCTGGTCACCTCCGCCGGTGGGCGGTATTCGGTGCACAAGCGCTCCGGCGCCGAGGTCGCATCGATACCGCTCGCCGGCGGTTCGGTGTTGGTGGCCAAGGCGCGGACCTACATGAACACCGTCGGTCGTCAGATCGGGCCGCTGGCCAAGTTCTATTCGGTCTCACCGGATGACCTGATCGTGCTGCACGACGAACTCGACATCGATTTCGGTCTGGTCCGGCTCAAGCGCGGCGGCGGCGAAGGCGGCCACAACGGTCTGCGGTCGGTGAGCCAGTCCGTCGGCACCCGCGACTATCTGCGGGTCCGGCTGGGAATCGGGCGGCCACCGGGACGCCAGGATCCGGCAGATTTCGTGCTGAAACCATTTCCGTCGGCTGCGCGTGCCGACGTCGATCTGCTGATCGAACACGGCGCCGACGCCGTCGAACTGCTGCTCTCGGCCGGTCTGGAGTCCGCGCAGAACACCGTGCACGCCTGGTGA